The Populus trichocarpa isolate Nisqually-1 chromosome 2, P.trichocarpa_v4.1, whole genome shotgun sequence genome has a window encoding:
- the LOC7497268 gene encoding dof zinc finger protein DOF2.5 isoform X4, with translation MDAASWPRDIKLARPMEEMTSNTCGRPVLERKARPQEQLNCPRCNSTNTKFCYYNNYSLTQPRYFCKTCRRYWTEGGSLRNVPVGGGSRKNKRSTSSSVAASAAPSKLPDLNPPNLSHFSSQNPKSAHEGQDLNLAFPAMQDSQGISHYTEVAKTENNNYNQHNSYSSPYTSSPISALELLRSGIASRGLNSFIPTPMPDSNTLYSSGGFPLQELKPTLSFSLDGLGSRYGVQEHNGRLLFPFGELKQLSSTNEVDQNKGQGTSSTGYWNGMFGGGSW, from the exons ATGGATGCTGCTTCATGGCCACGG GATATTAAACTGGCAAGACCCATGGAAGAGATGACATCAAATACATGCGGAAGGCCTGTGTTAGAGAGAAAAGCAAGGCCTCAAGAGCAGTTGAACTGTCCAAGATGTAACTCAACCAATACCAAGTTTTGTTACTATAACAACTACAGTCTCACACAACCAAGATATTTTTGCAAGACTTGCAGAAGGTACTGGACTGAAGGAGGATCTCTTAGAAACGTTCCTGTTGGAGGAGGTTCAAGAAAGAACAAGAGATCTACATCATCATCAGTAGCAGCATCTGCAGCTCCGTCGAAGCTCCCCGATCTCAACCCACCAAACCTCTCACACTTCTCTTCTCAGAATCCTAAGAGTGCCCATGAAGGTCAAGACCTTAATCTGGCATTCCCAGCTATGCAGGATAGTCAAGGTATATCTCATTATACTGAAGTGGCCAAAACTGAAAATAACAACTACAATCAACATAACTCTTATTCTTCTCCCTATACTTCATCTCCTATTTCAGCTCTGGAGCTACTAAGGAGTGGAATTGCTTCTAGGGGTTTGAATTCTTTTATCCCAACACCGATGCCAGATTCAAATACACTTTATTCTTCGGGTGGATTCCCTTTGCAAGAATTGAAACCAACTCTGAGTTTTTCTCTTGATGGGCTTGGAAGTAGATATGGAGTTCAAGAACATAATGGAAggcttttatttccttttggtGAACTGAAACAGCTTTCAAGCACAAATGAAGTTGATCAAAACAAGGGACAAGGGACTTCAAGTACTGGATACTGGAACGGAATGTTTGGTGGAGGATCATggtaa
- the LOC7497268 gene encoding dof zinc finger protein DOF2.5 isoform X3, translating to MDAASWPRGLQDIKLARPMEEMTSNTCGRPVLERKARPQEQLNCPRCNSTNTKFCYYNNYSLTQPRYFCKTCRRYWTEGGSLRNVPVGGGSRKNKRSTSSSVAASAAPSKLPDLNPPNLSHFSSQNPKSAHEGQDLNLAFPAMQDSQGISHYTEVAKTENNNYNQHNSYSSPYTSSPISALELLRSGIASRGLNSFIPTPMPDSNTLYSSGGFPLQELKPTLSFSLDGLGSRYGVQEHNGRLLFPFGELKQLSSTNEVDQNKGQGTSSTGYWNGMFGGGSW from the exons ATGGATGCTGCTTCATGGCCACGG GGTTTGCAGGATATTAAACTGGCAAGACCCATGGAAGAGATGACATCAAATACATGCGGAAGGCCTGTGTTAGAGAGAAAAGCAAGGCCTCAAGAGCAGTTGAACTGTCCAAGATGTAACTCAACCAATACCAAGTTTTGTTACTATAACAACTACAGTCTCACACAACCAAGATATTTTTGCAAGACTTGCAGAAGGTACTGGACTGAAGGAGGATCTCTTAGAAACGTTCCTGTTGGAGGAGGTTCAAGAAAGAACAAGAGATCTACATCATCATCAGTAGCAGCATCTGCAGCTCCGTCGAAGCTCCCCGATCTCAACCCACCAAACCTCTCACACTTCTCTTCTCAGAATCCTAAGAGTGCCCATGAAGGTCAAGACCTTAATCTGGCATTCCCAGCTATGCAGGATAGTCAAGGTATATCTCATTATACTGAAGTGGCCAAAACTGAAAATAACAACTACAATCAACATAACTCTTATTCTTCTCCCTATACTTCATCTCCTATTTCAGCTCTGGAGCTACTAAGGAGTGGAATTGCTTCTAGGGGTTTGAATTCTTTTATCCCAACACCGATGCCAGATTCAAATACACTTTATTCTTCGGGTGGATTCCCTTTGCAAGAATTGAAACCAACTCTGAGTTTTTCTCTTGATGGGCTTGGAAGTAGATATGGAGTTCAAGAACATAATGGAAggcttttatttccttttggtGAACTGAAACAGCTTTCAAGCACAAATGAAGTTGATCAAAACAAGGGACAAGGGACTTCAAGTACTGGATACTGGAACGGAATGTTTGGTGGAGGATCATggtaa
- the LOC7497268 gene encoding dof zinc finger protein DOF3.7 isoform X7: protein MDAASWPRDIKLARPMEEMTSNTCGRPVLERKARPQEQLNCPRCNSTNTKFCYYNNYSLTQPRYFCKTCRRYWTEGGSLRNVPVGGGSRKNKRSTSSSVAASAAPSKLPDLNPPNLSHFSSQNPKSAHEGQDLNLAFPAMQDSQALELLRSGIASRGLNSFIPTPMPDSNTLYSSGGFPLQELKPTLSFSLDGLGSRYGVQEHNGRLLFPFGELKQLSSTNEVDQNKGQGTSSTGYWNGMFGGGSW, encoded by the exons ATGGATGCTGCTTCATGGCCACGG GATATTAAACTGGCAAGACCCATGGAAGAGATGACATCAAATACATGCGGAAGGCCTGTGTTAGAGAGAAAAGCAAGGCCTCAAGAGCAGTTGAACTGTCCAAGATGTAACTCAACCAATACCAAGTTTTGTTACTATAACAACTACAGTCTCACACAACCAAGATATTTTTGCAAGACTTGCAGAAGGTACTGGACTGAAGGAGGATCTCTTAGAAACGTTCCTGTTGGAGGAGGTTCAAGAAAGAACAAGAGATCTACATCATCATCAGTAGCAGCATCTGCAGCTCCGTCGAAGCTCCCCGATCTCAACCCACCAAACCTCTCACACTTCTCTTCTCAGAATCCTAAGAGTGCCCATGAAGGTCAAGACCTTAATCTGGCATTCCCAGCTATGCAGGATAGTCAAG CTCTGGAGCTACTAAGGAGTGGAATTGCTTCTAGGGGTTTGAATTCTTTTATCCCAACACCGATGCCAGATTCAAATACACTTTATTCTTCGGGTGGATTCCCTTTGCAAGAATTGAAACCAACTCTGAGTTTTTCTCTTGATGGGCTTGGAAGTAGATATGGAGTTCAAGAACATAATGGAAggcttttatttccttttggtGAACTGAAACAGCTTTCAAGCACAAATGAAGTTGATCAAAACAAGGGACAAGGGACTTCAAGTACTGGATACTGGAACGGAATGTTTGGTGGAGGATCATggtaa
- the LOC7497268 gene encoding dof zinc finger protein DOF3.7 isoform X6 translates to MHSAGPFYLNFLYGKGLQDIKLARPMEEMTSNTCGRPVLERKARPQEQLNCPRCNSTNTKFCYYNNYSLTQPRYFCKTCRRYWTEGGSLRNVPVGGGSRKNKRSTSSSVAASAAPSKLPDLNPPNLSHFSSQNPKSAHEGQDLNLAFPAMQDSQALELLRSGIASRGLNSFIPTPMPDSNTLYSSGGFPLQELKPTLSFSLDGLGSRYGVQEHNGRLLFPFGELKQLSSTNEVDQNKGQGTSSTGYWNGMFGGGSW, encoded by the exons ATGCACAGTGCAGGTCCCTtctatttgaattttctttatggAAAG GGTTTGCAGGATATTAAACTGGCAAGACCCATGGAAGAGATGACATCAAATACATGCGGAAGGCCTGTGTTAGAGAGAAAAGCAAGGCCTCAAGAGCAGTTGAACTGTCCAAGATGTAACTCAACCAATACCAAGTTTTGTTACTATAACAACTACAGTCTCACACAACCAAGATATTTTTGCAAGACTTGCAGAAGGTACTGGACTGAAGGAGGATCTCTTAGAAACGTTCCTGTTGGAGGAGGTTCAAGAAAGAACAAGAGATCTACATCATCATCAGTAGCAGCATCTGCAGCTCCGTCGAAGCTCCCCGATCTCAACCCACCAAACCTCTCACACTTCTCTTCTCAGAATCCTAAGAGTGCCCATGAAGGTCAAGACCTTAATCTGGCATTCCCAGCTATGCAGGATAGTCAAG CTCTGGAGCTACTAAGGAGTGGAATTGCTTCTAGGGGTTTGAATTCTTTTATCCCAACACCGATGCCAGATTCAAATACACTTTATTCTTCGGGTGGATTCCCTTTGCAAGAATTGAAACCAACTCTGAGTTTTTCTCTTGATGGGCTTGGAAGTAGATATGGAGTTCAAGAACATAATGGAAggcttttatttccttttggtGAACTGAAACAGCTTTCAAGCACAAATGAAGTTGATCAAAACAAGGGACAAGGGACTTCAAGTACTGGATACTGGAACGGAATGTTTGGTGGAGGATCATggtaa
- the LOC7497268 gene encoding dof zinc finger protein DOF2.5 isoform X1: MHSAGPFYLNFLYGKGLQDIKLARPMEEMTSNTCGRPVLERKARPQEQLNCPRCNSTNTKFCYYNNYSLTQPRYFCKTCRRYWTEGGSLRNVPVGGGSRKNKRSTSSSVAASAAPSKLPDLNPPNLSHFSSQNPKSAHEGQDLNLAFPAMQDSQGISHYTEVAKTENNNYNQHNSYSSPYTSSPISALELLRSGIASRGLNSFIPTPMPDSNTLYSSGGFPLQELKPTLSFSLDGLGSRYGVQEHNGRLLFPFGELKQLSSTNEVDQNKGQGTSSTGYWNGMFGGGSW, translated from the exons ATGCACAGTGCAGGTCCCTtctatttgaattttctttatggAAAG GGTTTGCAGGATATTAAACTGGCAAGACCCATGGAAGAGATGACATCAAATACATGCGGAAGGCCTGTGTTAGAGAGAAAAGCAAGGCCTCAAGAGCAGTTGAACTGTCCAAGATGTAACTCAACCAATACCAAGTTTTGTTACTATAACAACTACAGTCTCACACAACCAAGATATTTTTGCAAGACTTGCAGAAGGTACTGGACTGAAGGAGGATCTCTTAGAAACGTTCCTGTTGGAGGAGGTTCAAGAAAGAACAAGAGATCTACATCATCATCAGTAGCAGCATCTGCAGCTCCGTCGAAGCTCCCCGATCTCAACCCACCAAACCTCTCACACTTCTCTTCTCAGAATCCTAAGAGTGCCCATGAAGGTCAAGACCTTAATCTGGCATTCCCAGCTATGCAGGATAGTCAAGGTATATCTCATTATACTGAAGTGGCCAAAACTGAAAATAACAACTACAATCAACATAACTCTTATTCTTCTCCCTATACTTCATCTCCTATTTCAGCTCTGGAGCTACTAAGGAGTGGAATTGCTTCTAGGGGTTTGAATTCTTTTATCCCAACACCGATGCCAGATTCAAATACACTTTATTCTTCGGGTGGATTCCCTTTGCAAGAATTGAAACCAACTCTGAGTTTTTCTCTTGATGGGCTTGGAAGTAGATATGGAGTTCAAGAACATAATGGAAggcttttatttccttttggtGAACTGAAACAGCTTTCAAGCACAAATGAAGTTGATCAAAACAAGGGACAAGGGACTTCAAGTACTGGATACTGGAACGGAATGTTTGGTGGAGGATCATggtaa
- the LOC7497268 gene encoding dof zinc finger protein DOF2.5 isoform X2, with protein sequence MHSAGPFYLNFLYGKDIKLARPMEEMTSNTCGRPVLERKARPQEQLNCPRCNSTNTKFCYYNNYSLTQPRYFCKTCRRYWTEGGSLRNVPVGGGSRKNKRSTSSSVAASAAPSKLPDLNPPNLSHFSSQNPKSAHEGQDLNLAFPAMQDSQGISHYTEVAKTENNNYNQHNSYSSPYTSSPISALELLRSGIASRGLNSFIPTPMPDSNTLYSSGGFPLQELKPTLSFSLDGLGSRYGVQEHNGRLLFPFGELKQLSSTNEVDQNKGQGTSSTGYWNGMFGGGSW encoded by the exons ATGCACAGTGCAGGTCCCTtctatttgaattttctttatggAAAG GATATTAAACTGGCAAGACCCATGGAAGAGATGACATCAAATACATGCGGAAGGCCTGTGTTAGAGAGAAAAGCAAGGCCTCAAGAGCAGTTGAACTGTCCAAGATGTAACTCAACCAATACCAAGTTTTGTTACTATAACAACTACAGTCTCACACAACCAAGATATTTTTGCAAGACTTGCAGAAGGTACTGGACTGAAGGAGGATCTCTTAGAAACGTTCCTGTTGGAGGAGGTTCAAGAAAGAACAAGAGATCTACATCATCATCAGTAGCAGCATCTGCAGCTCCGTCGAAGCTCCCCGATCTCAACCCACCAAACCTCTCACACTTCTCTTCTCAGAATCCTAAGAGTGCCCATGAAGGTCAAGACCTTAATCTGGCATTCCCAGCTATGCAGGATAGTCAAGGTATATCTCATTATACTGAAGTGGCCAAAACTGAAAATAACAACTACAATCAACATAACTCTTATTCTTCTCCCTATACTTCATCTCCTATTTCAGCTCTGGAGCTACTAAGGAGTGGAATTGCTTCTAGGGGTTTGAATTCTTTTATCCCAACACCGATGCCAGATTCAAATACACTTTATTCTTCGGGTGGATTCCCTTTGCAAGAATTGAAACCAACTCTGAGTTTTTCTCTTGATGGGCTTGGAAGTAGATATGGAGTTCAAGAACATAATGGAAggcttttatttccttttggtGAACTGAAACAGCTTTCAAGCACAAATGAAGTTGATCAAAACAAGGGACAAGGGACTTCAAGTACTGGATACTGGAACGGAATGTTTGGTGGAGGATCATggtaa
- the LOC7497268 gene encoding dof zinc finger protein DOF2.5 isoform X5, translating into MEEMTSNTCGRPVLERKARPQEQLNCPRCNSTNTKFCYYNNYSLTQPRYFCKTCRRYWTEGGSLRNVPVGGGSRKNKRSTSSSVAASAAPSKLPDLNPPNLSHFSSQNPKSAHEGQDLNLAFPAMQDSQGISHYTEVAKTENNNYNQHNSYSSPYTSSPISALELLRSGIASRGLNSFIPTPMPDSNTLYSSGGFPLQELKPTLSFSLDGLGSRYGVQEHNGRLLFPFGELKQLSSTNEVDQNKGQGTSSTGYWNGMFGGGSW; encoded by the coding sequence ATGGAAGAGATGACATCAAATACATGCGGAAGGCCTGTGTTAGAGAGAAAAGCAAGGCCTCAAGAGCAGTTGAACTGTCCAAGATGTAACTCAACCAATACCAAGTTTTGTTACTATAACAACTACAGTCTCACACAACCAAGATATTTTTGCAAGACTTGCAGAAGGTACTGGACTGAAGGAGGATCTCTTAGAAACGTTCCTGTTGGAGGAGGTTCAAGAAAGAACAAGAGATCTACATCATCATCAGTAGCAGCATCTGCAGCTCCGTCGAAGCTCCCCGATCTCAACCCACCAAACCTCTCACACTTCTCTTCTCAGAATCCTAAGAGTGCCCATGAAGGTCAAGACCTTAATCTGGCATTCCCAGCTATGCAGGATAGTCAAGGTATATCTCATTATACTGAAGTGGCCAAAACTGAAAATAACAACTACAATCAACATAACTCTTATTCTTCTCCCTATACTTCATCTCCTATTTCAGCTCTGGAGCTACTAAGGAGTGGAATTGCTTCTAGGGGTTTGAATTCTTTTATCCCAACACCGATGCCAGATTCAAATACACTTTATTCTTCGGGTGGATTCCCTTTGCAAGAATTGAAACCAACTCTGAGTTTTTCTCTTGATGGGCTTGGAAGTAGATATGGAGTTCAAGAACATAATGGAAggcttttatttccttttggtGAACTGAAACAGCTTTCAAGCACAAATGAAGTTGATCAAAACAAGGGACAAGGGACTTCAAGTACTGGATACTGGAACGGAATGTTTGGTGGAGGATCATggtaa